A stretch of Clostridia bacterium DNA encodes these proteins:
- a CDS encoding cupin domain-containing protein, translated as MKNSINVGRKLKMLRSLHKISLKKLAEETGMSYSYLWGLENDKHSISVTNLQRLSEYFDVDLIYFLGSSQDSKSVYIAKEDINEVITEDNVSFKCITDNVKSRLQVTLVELPKDSPSERHIHHHDEGEEFITVISGELHVILGDEEYELGPGDSVLFESKTDHVIFTKSKAATFYLVVTPPYGSHLLNGI; from the coding sequence GTGAAAAATAGCATTAATGTAGGTCGCAAATTGAAAATGTTGCGTTCACTTCACAAAATATCTCTAAAAAAACTGGCGGAAGAAACTGGCATGAGCTACTCCTATTTATGGGGACTCGAAAATGATAAGCACTCCATTTCTGTAACCAACCTGCAACGGTTGTCGGAGTATTTTGATGTAGATCTAATCTACTTCTTGGGTAGCAGCCAAGACTCTAAATCCGTCTATATTGCTAAAGAAGACATAAATGAAGTTATTACGGAAGACAATGTATCGTTCAAATGCATCACTGACAATGTGAAAAGCCGCCTGCAAGTGACTTTAGTAGAACTTCCGAAAGATTCTCCTTCCGAAAGACATATCCATCATCATGATGAAGGAGAAGAATTTATAACAGTAATATCTGGAGAGCTACATGTCATTTTAGGGGACGAGGAATATGAGTTGGGACCGGGGGATTCGGTATTGTTTGAATCCAAGACGGACCACGTAATCTTCACCAAAAGCAAAGCGGCCACTTTCTATCTGGTTGTGACGCCGCCATATGGGTCACATCTTTTGAATGGGATATAA
- a CDS encoding glycine/betaine/sarcosine/D-proline family reductase selenoprotein B, with amino-acid sequence MSEKIALAYINQFYAGIGGEDKADVGFMEFDGAKGPGIGMQGMWKDEMSIAATVACGDNFVNNEEKFPEVAAQIDTVIERVKPDVFISGPAFNAGRYGVACARVADYVRTKHGIPSVSAMYYENPAVAMYVKDNYIVATPETAAGMRKVLPTFAALALKLAKKEKIGPARKEGYLPTGHRYNEYHEKTGAERVVDILLKKLNGEEYVTEVPQRAFEMIPPSPAIKELNETNIGLITSGGLVPKGNPDHLKQAFSVDYGSYDITGMDSLVKGEFISIHGGFDTTVVDDDPNRVVALDAMRSLEKEGVFNKLHNRFLSTAGVGTNVESAKDIGSRMAKELLDSGVQAAILTST; translated from the coding sequence ATGAGTGAAAAAATAGCGCTCGCCTACATAAACCAGTTCTATGCTGGTATAGGTGGCGAAGACAAGGCAGATGTGGGATTCATGGAATTCGACGGTGCCAAAGGACCAGGCATTGGCATGCAAGGCATGTGGAAAGACGAAATGTCCATTGCTGCCACAGTGGCTTGCGGTGACAACTTTGTCAACAACGAGGAAAAATTCCCCGAGGTTGCGGCCCAAATTGATACTGTAATTGAACGAGTAAAACCAGACGTATTCATATCCGGTCCGGCATTCAATGCTGGACGCTATGGGGTAGCCTGCGCTAGAGTGGCAGACTACGTTAGAACGAAGCATGGAATTCCTAGTGTAAGCGCCATGTACTACGAAAATCCTGCAGTGGCCATGTATGTAAAAGACAACTACATCGTAGCTACACCAGAAACAGCAGCTGGTATGAGAAAAGTTTTACCGACTTTTGCAGCACTAGCCCTAAAGCTTGCCAAAAAAGAAAAGATAGGACCTGCACGTAAGGAAGGATATCTTCCAACCGGCCATCGCTACAACGAGTACCACGAAAAGACCGGTGCAGAGCGTGTGGTAGACATTCTCCTGAAGAAACTCAATGGTGAAGAATACGTGACGGAAGTACCACAACGCGCTTTCGAGATGATTCCTCCAAGCCCGGCAATTAAGGAATTGAATGAAACCAACATTGGTCTAATTACTTCCGGTGGCTTGGTTCCCAAGGGTAACCCGGACCATCTCAAACAAGCCTTCTCCGTAGACTATGGCTCTTACGATATCACCGGTATGGATAGCTTAGTAAAGGGTGAATTCATCTCCATTCATGGCGGTTTCGATACGACGGTAGTAGACGATGACCCCAACCGAGTTGTGGCCTTGGATGCCATGCGTAGCTTGGAAAAAGAAGGAGTCTTCAACAAATTGCATAACCGATTCCTTTCTACGGCCGGTGTAGGCACCAATGTAGAAAGCGCCAAAGATATTGGCTCCAGGATGGCTAAGGAACTACTCGACAGTGGTGTCCAAGCGGCTATTCTAACTTCCACTTGA